A single Actinomadura algeriensis DNA region contains:
- a CDS encoding enoyl-CoA hydratase/isomerase family protein yields MDGVTLLRDHEHVAEIVLDRPEALNALSTAMARRLAAVCADVAADASVRAVVLAAAGEKAFCVGADLKERNSMTDAQILAQRPVFRAAFGGVLHLPQPVIAAVHGYALGGGCEFALSADLIVADESAVFGLPEVGVGLIPAGGGTQLALRRLGPGKAADLVLTGRRIGIEEALALGLADRKVPAGSARDEARTLAAAIAGNSPVAVRAAKRALRQGAGVPLEAGLEIEDNAWRTAVLSPDRAEGIAAFNEKRKPNWPC; encoded by the coding sequence ATGGACGGAGTGACCCTGCTGCGGGACCACGAGCACGTCGCCGAGATCGTGCTCGACAGACCGGAAGCCCTCAACGCCCTCTCGACCGCGATGGCCCGGCGGCTCGCCGCCGTCTGCGCGGACGTCGCCGCCGACGCCTCCGTGCGCGCGGTCGTCCTCGCCGCCGCGGGCGAGAAGGCGTTCTGCGTGGGCGCGGACCTCAAGGAACGCAACTCGATGACCGACGCGCAGATCCTTGCGCAGCGCCCGGTCTTCCGCGCCGCCTTCGGCGGCGTCCTGCACCTCCCGCAGCCGGTGATCGCCGCCGTGCACGGCTACGCCCTCGGCGGCGGCTGCGAGTTCGCCCTCTCCGCCGACCTGATCGTCGCGGACGAGTCCGCCGTGTTCGGCCTCCCCGAGGTCGGCGTCGGTCTCATCCCCGCGGGCGGCGGCACCCAGCTCGCGCTGCGCCGCCTCGGCCCCGGCAAGGCCGCCGACCTCGTCCTCACCGGCCGCCGCATCGGCATCGAGGAGGCCCTCGCACTCGGCCTCGCCGACCGCAAGGTCCCCGCCGGCTCCGCGCGCGACGAGGCCCGCACCCTCGCGGCCGCCATCGCGGGCAACTCCCCCGTCGCCGTCCGCGCCGCCAAGCGCGCCCTCCGCCAGGGCGCGGGCGTCCCCCTCGAGGCCGGCCTCGAGATCGAGGACAACGCCTGGCGCACCGCGGTCCTCTCCCCCGACCGCGCCGAAGGCATCGCCGCCTTCAACGAGAAGCGCAAACCGAACTGGCCGTGTTAG